A genomic segment from Actinomadura hallensis encodes:
- a CDS encoding class I SAM-dependent RNA methyltransferase: MTELEPDVLELEVGDVANGGFCVARHEGRVVFVRHALPGERVRARITDRAKNFLRADAVEILKASPDRVEPPCPFAGPGRCGGCDWQHASLPAQRALKAAVVEEQLRRLAGITRTVTVEEVPYPADAETAPPPGLGWRTRVQFAVSSGVVGLRRHRSHDIEPIDECLIAHPGLELMGIERKRWPGASGVEGIVSASTGDRLVVLRGRDRRKIKVPRLDVPVRLVRGRPEPGAGLPYVREEVSGRLFQVSGSGFWQVHPGAAQLLADAVVDALEPKPGDIALDLYCGAGLYAGVLGDRVGPDGLVVGVESDGQAVRDARFNLRDLPNVSIERGPVEEVVAELEFGRASGGSRARGGRRDADAGHRGGERVRRADIVVLDPPRAGAGREVVDQIARLAGRKIAYVSCDPATLARDLGYFGERGWTLETLRAFDAFPMTHHVECLATLVRG; this comes from the coding sequence GTGACTGAACTGGAGCCCGACGTCCTGGAACTGGAGGTCGGCGACGTCGCCAACGGCGGATTCTGCGTGGCCCGGCACGAGGGACGGGTGGTCTTCGTCCGCCACGCCCTGCCCGGCGAGAGGGTGCGGGCCCGCATCACCGACCGCGCCAAGAACTTCCTCCGCGCCGACGCCGTGGAGATCCTGAAGGCGTCCCCGGACCGGGTCGAGCCGCCGTGCCCGTTCGCAGGGCCCGGGCGCTGCGGCGGCTGCGACTGGCAGCACGCCTCGCTGCCCGCGCAGCGCGCCCTCAAGGCCGCCGTCGTCGAGGAGCAGCTGCGGCGCCTCGCCGGGATCACCCGGACGGTGACCGTCGAGGAGGTGCCCTACCCGGCCGATGCGGAGACGGCGCCGCCGCCGGGGCTCGGCTGGCGCACCCGCGTGCAGTTCGCCGTCTCCTCCGGCGTCGTCGGGCTGCGCAGGCACCGCTCCCACGACATCGAGCCCATCGACGAATGCCTCATCGCCCACCCCGGCCTGGAGCTGATGGGCATCGAGCGGAAGCGGTGGCCGGGCGCGTCCGGCGTCGAGGGCATCGTCTCGGCGTCCACGGGCGACCGCCTGGTCGTCCTGCGCGGCCGCGACCGCCGCAAGATCAAGGTGCCCCGCCTGGACGTGCCGGTGCGGCTCGTGCGGGGCAGGCCCGAGCCGGGCGCCGGCCTCCCGTACGTGCGGGAGGAGGTCTCCGGCCGGCTGTTCCAGGTGAGCGGCAGCGGCTTCTGGCAGGTCCACCCCGGCGCCGCGCAGCTGCTCGCCGACGCCGTGGTCGACGCCCTGGAGCCCAAGCCCGGCGACATCGCCCTCGACCTGTACTGCGGCGCCGGCCTGTACGCCGGGGTCCTCGGCGACCGCGTCGGGCCGGACGGGCTCGTCGTCGGCGTCGAGTCCGACGGCCAGGCCGTCCGGGACGCCCGCTTCAACCTGCGCGACCTGCCGAACGTCTCCATCGAGCGCGGCCCCGTCGAGGAGGTCGTCGCCGAACTGGAGTTCGGCCGCGCGTCCGGCGGGTCCCGCGCGCGGGGCGGGCGCCGCGACGCCGACGCCGGGCACCGGGGCGGGGAGCGCGTCCGCCGCGCCGACATCGTCGTCCTCGACCCGCCCCGCGCGGGCGCCGGCCGCGAGGTCGTCGACCAGATCGCCCGGCTCGCCGGCCGCAAGATCGCCTACGTGTCCTGCGACCCCGCCACCCTCGCCCGCGACCTGGGCTACTTCGGCGAGCGCGGCTGGACGCTGGAGACCCTGCGCGCCTTCGACGCCTTCCCGATGACCCACCACGTGGAGTGCCTGGCCACTCTCGTCAGGGGGTGA
- a CDS encoding GNAT family N-acetyltransferase, whose amino-acid sequence MIEIREIPEADADRMIDFAGLVFHERVEEGDHEREAWLVRRAERIGAYDGRVLAGQLAAVPMRLAVPGAFLGCSAVTYVGVLPTHRRRGILTAMIDRMHADAVAAGRPVAALWASQGAIYGRYGFGLATRALSLEIDSSRPLGLRTVPDERPLRLVDTASAPEVVGPMHARMLSARPGGLVRDREWWARSILPSTEREAPGFTEPRVVVHPAGYAVYRTHEDETVRVADLVAETPAAEAALWRFLASIDLTRRVQAPNRPVDDLLPHMAADPDQVTVKGDYGALWLRLVDVPAALRARSWAAEDAFVLEVHDGRLPANGGRWRLTTGAAPSCERTDEPPDLTLSASDLAAVYLGGTRAVTLARVGAVAEGAPGAAARLDAALAVPLAPYMNDDF is encoded by the coding sequence GTGATCGAGATTCGGGAGATCCCCGAGGCGGACGCCGACCGCATGATCGACTTCGCCGGCCTGGTGTTCCACGAGCGCGTCGAGGAGGGCGACCACGAGCGCGAGGCGTGGCTGGTGCGCCGCGCCGAGCGGATCGGAGCCTACGACGGCCGCGTCCTGGCGGGGCAGCTCGCCGCGGTGCCGATGCGGCTCGCCGTCCCGGGCGCGTTCCTCGGCTGCTCGGCGGTCACGTACGTCGGCGTCCTGCCCACGCACCGGCGGCGCGGCATCCTCACAGCCATGATCGACCGGATGCACGCCGACGCGGTCGCGGCGGGCCGTCCGGTCGCGGCGCTGTGGGCGTCCCAGGGCGCGATCTACGGCCGGTACGGGTTCGGTCTCGCGACCCGGGCGCTCAGCCTGGAGATCGACTCCTCCCGGCCGCTCGGCCTCCGCACCGTCCCCGACGAGCGTCCCCTCCGGCTGGTGGACACGGCCTCCGCCCCGGAGGTCGTCGGGCCGATGCACGCCCGCATGCTCTCCGCCCGGCCGGGCGGCCTGGTCCGCGACCGGGAGTGGTGGGCGCGGTCCATCCTGCCGTCCACCGAGCGGGAGGCCCCCGGCTTCACCGAGCCGCGGGTCGTCGTCCACCCGGCCGGCTACGCCGTGTACCGCACCCACGAGGACGAGACGGTCAGGGTCGCCGACCTCGTCGCCGAGACGCCGGCGGCGGAGGCGGCGCTGTGGCGGTTCCTGGCGTCGATCGACCTGACCCGGCGCGTCCAGGCGCCCAACCGTCCCGTGGACGATCTGCTGCCGCACATGGCCGCCGACCCGGACCAGGTCACCGTCAAGGGCGACTACGGGGCGCTGTGGCTCCGGCTGGTCGACGTGCCCGCCGCGCTGCGCGCGCGGTCCTGGGCCGCGGAGGACGCGTTCGTCCTGGAGGTGCACGACGGGCGGCTCCCGGCGAACGGGGGCCGCTGGCGCCTGACCACCGGCGCCGCCCCGTCCTGCGAACGGACGGACGAGCCGCCGGACCTGACGCTGTCGGCCTCCGACCTCGCCGCCGTCTACCTCGGCGGCACGCGCGCGGTCACGCTCGCCCGCGTCGGCGCGGTCGCCGAGGGCGCTCCGGGAGCGGCCGCCCGGCTGGACGCCGCCCTCGCCGTCCCGCTGGCCCCGTACATGAACGACGACTTCTGA
- a CDS encoding glycoside hydrolase domain-containing protein yields the protein MAVFGVDYSWGRPGVAALKRAGAKFACRYLSHDTTGKNLTRAEAEELSDAGIWVVVVWQTTKNRPLDGRAAGVADARDAAAQARACGMPDGRPIYFAADWDASPGQQDAIHAYLDGAASVIGRGRVGLYAGYGPMKRAFDARKITYGWQTYAWSGGRWDARAQLQQYLNEQTINGAAVDYDRAVADDYGQWRVDVSPVTDDVPDYVSLGTTTEQRLAPGEWTDVRWETEYSDRHHQHRDEGGPGLLTGSARYSLSVGATVTGVPAGTEIQARVVEVGIDDPSSVDAGPVQEYVSFGDTADLLYGVAADTVREGHRVRFQLIQHGTADAAVTAGSAKVFFWR from the coding sequence ATGGCCGTCTTCGGCGTCGACTACTCGTGGGGCCGTCCCGGCGTGGCCGCTCTGAAACGCGCCGGGGCGAAGTTCGCGTGCCGCTACCTCTCGCACGACACGACCGGCAAGAACCTGACCCGCGCCGAGGCCGAGGAGCTCTCGGACGCGGGCATCTGGGTGGTGGTCGTCTGGCAGACCACCAAGAACAGGCCCCTGGACGGGCGGGCCGCCGGAGTCGCCGACGCGCGGGACGCCGCCGCCCAGGCCAGGGCCTGCGGAATGCCGGACGGGCGACCCATCTACTTCGCGGCCGACTGGGACGCGTCCCCGGGCCAGCAGGACGCGATCCACGCCTACCTCGACGGCGCCGCGAGCGTCATCGGGCGCGGCCGCGTCGGCCTCTACGCCGGGTACGGGCCGATGAAGCGCGCGTTCGACGCCCGGAAGATCACCTATGGCTGGCAGACGTACGCCTGGTCGGGCGGCCGGTGGGACGCCCGCGCGCAGCTCCAGCAGTACCTCAACGAGCAGACCATCAACGGCGCGGCGGTCGACTACGACCGCGCCGTCGCCGACGACTACGGGCAGTGGCGCGTCGACGTCTCACCCGTGACGGACGACGTGCCCGACTACGTGTCCCTCGGCACGACCACCGAACAGCGGCTCGCCCCCGGGGAGTGGACGGACGTCCGCTGGGAGACCGAGTACTCCGACCGGCACCACCAGCACCGGGACGAGGGCGGCCCCGGCCTCCTGACCGGCTCGGCCCGCTACAGCCTGTCGGTGGGGGCGACGGTGACCGGCGTCCCGGCCGGGACCGAGATCCAGGCCCGCGTCGTCGAGGTGGGCATCGACGATCCGAGCAGCGTCGATGCCGGCCCCGTCCAGGAGTACGTCTCCTTCGGCGACACCGCCGACCTGCTGTACGGGGTGGCGGCCGACACCGTCCGTGAGGGGCACCGGGTGCGGTTCCAGCTGATCCAGCACGGGACCGCGGACGCCGCCGTCACCGCCGGCAGCGCCAAGGTCTTCTTCTGGCGGTGA
- a CDS encoding DUF11 domain-containing protein codes for MIGTWKGRGLVLLAAAPLLGLAPIGAGAHAAEGGVVLRTAAPKNDVLPGAAYTWAYTVTAKGPAKSGKAVFRTTLPKSLEFVSGTRHCASKGRKVVCRLGTLKDGRKVKGVIRAKVSTGARARQKITFRGVVTWGKARTARRFPAVRVAASAAFAVTETDPATSRVAAPGR; via the coding sequence GTGATCGGGACATGGAAGGGGCGCGGTCTCGTCCTGCTGGCGGCCGCGCCGCTGCTCGGCCTCGCGCCCATCGGGGCGGGGGCGCACGCGGCCGAGGGGGGCGTCGTGCTCCGCACGGCCGCTCCCAAGAACGACGTCCTCCCGGGGGCCGCGTACACATGGGCGTACACGGTGACCGCCAAGGGCCCGGCGAAGTCCGGGAAGGCGGTGTTCCGCACGACGCTGCCGAAGTCGCTGGAGTTCGTGTCCGGCACGAGGCACTGCGCGTCGAAGGGGCGCAAGGTCGTCTGCCGCCTCGGCACTCTCAAGGACGGCCGCAAGGTCAAGGGCGTGATCCGGGCGAAGGTGTCCACGGGCGCGCGGGCCCGGCAGAAGATCACCTTCCGGGGGGTCGTCACCTGGGGCAAGGCGCGCACCGCCCGGAGGTTCCCGGCCGTGCGCGTGGCCGCGTCCGCCGCCTTCGCCGTCACCGAGACGGACCCGGCGACCTCCCGCGTCGCCGCGCCGGGCCGGTAG
- a CDS encoding LLM class F420-dependent oxidoreductase translates to MRLRIFTEPQQGASYETQLAVAKAAEELGFDAFFRSDHFVKMGDVSGEPGPTDSWITLGALARETSRIRLGTLVTAATFRYPGPLAISVAQVDQMSGGRVELGIGTGWFEQEHTAYGIPFPSLGERFERLEEQVQILNGLWKTPPGETFAFSGEHYTLVESPALPKPAQAGGPPIIIGGFGAKRTPRLAARYADEYNVPFKKVGETGEAFDRVRAACAEAGRAKPPVCSAAQVVCCGRDEAELRRRADAIGRDVPELRENGLAGTPGELVDKIGRFGELGAERIYLQVLDMHDLDHLELLASEVLAKV, encoded by the coding sequence ATGCGACTTCGGATTTTCACCGAGCCCCAGCAGGGGGCGAGCTACGAGACGCAACTGGCGGTCGCCAAGGCCGCCGAGGAACTCGGCTTCGACGCGTTCTTCCGCTCGGACCACTTCGTCAAGATGGGCGACGTGTCCGGCGAGCCCGGCCCGACCGACTCCTGGATCACCCTGGGCGCGCTCGCCCGGGAGACCAGCCGCATCAGGCTCGGCACGCTGGTGACGGCCGCGACGTTCCGGTACCCCGGGCCGCTTGCGATCTCGGTCGCGCAGGTCGACCAGATGAGCGGCGGGCGGGTCGAGCTCGGCATCGGGACGGGCTGGTTCGAGCAGGAGCACACCGCCTACGGGATCCCGTTCCCCAGCCTGGGGGAGCGGTTCGAGCGGCTGGAGGAGCAGGTCCAGATCCTCAACGGGCTCTGGAAGACGCCCCCCGGCGAGACGTTCGCGTTCAGCGGGGAGCACTACACGCTCGTCGAGTCGCCCGCGCTGCCCAAGCCCGCCCAGGCGGGCGGCCCGCCGATCATCATCGGCGGGTTCGGGGCCAAGCGGACGCCGCGGCTCGCGGCCCGCTACGCCGACGAGTACAACGTCCCGTTCAAGAAGGTCGGGGAGACCGGTGAGGCGTTCGACCGGGTCCGCGCGGCCTGCGCCGAAGCCGGCCGGGCCAAGCCGCCGGTCTGCTCGGCCGCGCAGGTCGTCTGCTGCGGCCGGGACGAGGCCGAGCTGCGGCGCCGCGCCGACGCCATCGGCCGGGACGTGCCGGAGCTGCGCGAGAACGGGCTGGCGGGCACGCCCGGCGAGCTGGTCGACAAGATCGGCCGGTTCGGCGAGCTGGGCGCCGAGCGCATCTACCTCCAGGTCCTCGACATGCACGACCTCGACCACCTGGAGCTGCTGGCCTCCGAGGTCCTCGCCAAGGTCTGA
- a CDS encoding TIGR02452 family protein, with the protein MSRHIRRTTALETVAILERGGYQAPSGRTVSIAGGLARAVENTVLYRPGELDELLERVLAAEPGADTRVEVTGETTLAAARRLCVPGAVPFALNFASAKNPGGGFLNGAHAQEEGLARSSGLYESLCSAREYYDFHRGRRDPLYSDHMIYSPDVPVFRDDAGRLLEEPYEVAFLTSAAPNRGAIRDAGEAARVGDVLRLRARKLLAVALEHGHRRLVLGAWGCGVFRNDPAEVAGVFAELLRPGGPFAGRFEHVVFAVWDTAKGAPRRVAFENAFA; encoded by the coding sequence ATGAGCAGGCATATCCGCCGGACGACCGCGCTGGAGACCGTGGCCATCCTGGAGCGCGGCGGCTACCAGGCGCCGTCGGGCCGCACCGTGTCCATCGCCGGGGGCCTGGCCCGCGCCGTGGAGAACACGGTGCTCTACCGGCCCGGCGAGCTGGACGAGCTGCTGGAGCGCGTCCTCGCGGCCGAGCCGGGCGCGGACACGCGCGTCGAGGTCACCGGCGAGACCACCCTCGCCGCCGCGCGCCGGCTGTGCGTCCCGGGCGCGGTCCCGTTCGCGCTCAACTTCGCGTCGGCGAAGAACCCGGGCGGCGGGTTCCTCAACGGGGCGCACGCGCAGGAGGAGGGCTTGGCCCGCTCGTCCGGCCTGTACGAGTCGCTGTGCTCGGCCCGCGAGTACTACGACTTCCACCGCGGCCGGCGCGACCCCCTCTACAGCGACCACATGATCTACTCGCCGGACGTGCCGGTGTTCCGGGACGACGCGGGGCGGCTGCTGGAGGAGCCGTACGAGGTCGCGTTCCTGACCTCGGCCGCGCCGAACCGGGGAGCGATCCGCGACGCCGGCGAGGCCGCCCGCGTCGGCGACGTCCTCCGGCTGCGGGCCCGCAAGCTCCTCGCCGTCGCGCTGGAGCACGGACACCGCCGGCTCGTCCTGGGCGCCTGGGGCTGCGGCGTCTTCCGCAACGACCCGGCGGAGGTCGCCGGGGTGTTCGCCGAGCTGCTGCGTCCGGGCGGGCCGTTCGCGGGCCGCTTCGAGCACGTCGTCTTCGCGGTCTGGGACACGGCGAAGGGCGCTCCCAGGCGGGTGGCCTTCGAGAACGCCTTCGCCTGA
- a CDS encoding 3' terminal RNA ribose 2'-O-methyltransferase Hen1, with protein MLLTIKTRMSPATDLGHLLHKHPDRVQRFEQAFGTAHVFYPDAGERECTAALLLDVDPVKLVRTRGRGTPDFSLGQYVNDRPYAASSLLASAMANVFRTAMRGRCDRRPELARTPIPLEVVLPALPCRGGPRQAERFFAPLGWDVSAVPVPLDPEFGEWGDSRYVTLTLTGTLRLSDALNQLYVLLPVLDDAKHYWMAPDEVDKLIRAGEGWLGAHPDRAAITRRYLANRRALVRTALGRLADAEDATEETLDPAEVEEEPQAEPTEEKAEQAEEETVSLAERRLDAVVQALRDENARRVIDLGCGSGKLLSRLAADGFFIEISGMDVSHRALSQAWRRLRWDAPGRQTGLPRNDRVKDVFQGALTYADERFRGYEAAVLMEVVEHIDPPRLAAVERVVFGDASPRVVVVTTPNAEHNVRYEGLAPGAMRHPDHRFEWTRAEFRAWAERVAAAHGYRVRYVPVGGDDPEVGPPTQMGVFTR; from the coding sequence GTGCTTCTGACGATCAAGACCCGGATGAGCCCGGCGACGGACCTGGGCCACCTCCTGCACAAGCACCCCGACCGGGTGCAGCGGTTCGAGCAGGCCTTCGGAACGGCGCACGTCTTCTACCCCGACGCCGGCGAGCGGGAGTGCACCGCCGCCCTGCTCCTGGACGTCGACCCGGTCAAGCTCGTGCGCACCCGCGGAAGAGGAACCCCGGACTTCTCCCTCGGGCAGTACGTGAACGACCGCCCCTACGCGGCGTCGTCGCTGCTGGCGTCGGCGATGGCGAACGTGTTCCGCACCGCCATGCGCGGCCGGTGCGACCGGCGCCCCGAACTGGCGCGCACCCCGATCCCGCTCGAGGTCGTCCTGCCCGCGCTTCCGTGCCGCGGCGGGCCCCGGCAGGCCGAACGCTTCTTCGCGCCGCTCGGCTGGGACGTGTCGGCCGTGCCCGTCCCGCTCGACCCGGAGTTCGGCGAGTGGGGCGACTCCCGGTACGTGACGCTCACGCTGACGGGGACGCTGCGCCTGTCCGACGCGCTCAACCAGCTGTACGTGCTGCTGCCGGTCTTGGACGACGCCAAGCACTACTGGATGGCGCCGGACGAGGTGGACAAGCTGATCCGGGCGGGGGAGGGCTGGCTGGGCGCGCATCCCGACCGCGCGGCCATCACGCGCCGCTACCTCGCGAACCGCCGGGCTCTCGTCCGTACCGCGCTGGGGCGCCTCGCCGACGCCGAGGACGCGACCGAGGAGACCCTCGACCCCGCGGAAGTCGAGGAGGAGCCGCAGGCAGAGCCGACTGAGGAGAAGGCAGAGCAAGCCGAGGAGGAGACCGTCTCGCTGGCCGAGCGCCGCCTCGACGCGGTCGTGCAAGCGCTCCGCGACGAGAACGCCCGCCGCGTCATCGACCTGGGCTGCGGCTCAGGGAAACTGCTGTCGCGCCTCGCCGCCGACGGCTTCTTCATCGAGATCTCCGGCATGGACGTCTCGCACCGTGCGCTCAGCCAAGCGTGGCGGCGGCTCCGCTGGGACGCCCCCGGGCGACAGACCGGCCTTCCGAGGAACGACCGGGTCAAGGATGTCTTCCAGGGCGCGCTGACATACGCCGACGAACGGTTCCGCGGCTACGAGGCGGCCGTGCTGATGGAGGTCGTCGAGCACATCGACCCGCCGCGCCTCGCCGCGGTGGAGCGCGTGGTGTTCGGGGACGCCTCGCCCCGCGTCGTGGTCGTGACGACCCCGAACGCCGAGCACAACGTCCGCTACGAGGGGCTGGCGCCGGGGGCGATGCGCCACCCGGACCACCGGTTCGAATGGACGCGGGCCGAGTTCCGCGCATGGGCCGAGCGGGTCGCCGCCGCGCACGGGTACCGCGTCCGGTACGTGCCCGTCGGCGGTGACGACCCCGAGGTGGGCCCGCCGACGCAGATGGGGGTGTTCACCCGATGA
- a CDS encoding polynucleotide kinase-phosphatase, whose product MTEIRVPDNGLVVLVGVTGSGKSHFARKHFKPTQVVSSDYCRGVVSDDENDQSATADAFELLHYIVAKRLRRGLLTVVDATNVQSKARESLLRIAKDHDVRAVAIVLDVPESVAAARNAARPDRGDMPAHVIPRQRRELRRGMRALSREFRRVHLLRGVEEIDAATIALERAWNDRRDLTGPFDVIGDVHGCRAELEDLLTRLGYVIGRDARGRAVGASHPGGRTAVFVGDLVDRGPDSPGVLRLAMGMVAAGDALCVSGNHEAKLVRALRGRKVRLTHGLAESMEQLSAEPEDFRAEALRFMDGLISHYVLDGGRLVVAHAGLKEEYHGRTSGRVRSFALYGDTTGETDEYGLPVRYPWARDYRGKATVVYGHTPVPEAEWVNNTICVDTGAVFGGKLTALRYPERELVSVPARQVWYEPSRPLNAPVGGVSGGHRESAVLKIEDVLGNHGVETRLMGRVTVREENALAALEVMSRFAVDPRWLVYLPPTMAPAETSSLPGYLEHPAEALAAYRDKGVAQVMCEEKHMGSRAVAVVCRDASVAAERFGVTDGTTGALYTRTGRAFFRDPSRTAQALDRLRAAIGAAGLWDDLDTGWLAVDGELMPWSAKAMELIRTQYAATGAAARAALPAASAVLARAGERGLDLGDLRERVDRRAANASRFRDAYARYCWTVEGLSGLRFAPFQILAGEGRTWATARDHDWHMAVAGRLADHDPAGFVRRTASMVADLESAESEAAVTEWWEGLTAAGGEGMVVKPLGPPPEDRRVQPGVKCRGREYLRIVYGPDYTEPENLDRLRGRSLGRKRSLAMREHALGVEALDRLTGGEPLWRVHQAVFAVLALESEPVDPRL is encoded by the coding sequence ATGACCGAGATCCGCGTTCCCGACAACGGGCTCGTGGTGCTGGTCGGCGTGACCGGCTCGGGCAAGTCGCACTTCGCGCGCAAGCATTTCAAGCCGACGCAGGTGGTGTCGTCCGATTACTGCCGCGGGGTCGTGTCGGACGACGAGAACGACCAGTCCGCGACCGCGGACGCGTTCGAGCTGCTGCACTACATCGTGGCCAAGCGGCTGCGGCGCGGCCTCCTCACCGTGGTGGACGCGACGAACGTGCAGAGCAAGGCCCGCGAGTCGCTCCTGCGGATCGCCAAGGACCACGACGTGCGGGCGGTCGCGATCGTGCTGGACGTCCCCGAGAGCGTCGCCGCCGCGCGCAACGCCGCCCGCCCGGACCGGGGCGACATGCCCGCCCACGTGATCCCGCGCCAGCGGCGCGAGCTGCGGCGCGGGATGCGGGCGCTGTCGCGCGAGTTCCGCCGCGTCCACCTCCTGCGCGGCGTCGAGGAGATCGACGCCGCGACGATCGCCCTTGAGCGGGCGTGGAACGACCGGCGGGACCTCACCGGCCCGTTCGACGTCATCGGCGACGTGCACGGTTGCCGCGCCGAGCTGGAGGACCTCCTCACCCGGCTCGGCTACGTCATCGGGCGGGACGCGCGGGGGCGCGCCGTGGGGGCGAGCCACCCCGGCGGGCGCACCGCCGTGTTCGTCGGCGACCTCGTCGACCGCGGTCCCGACTCGCCGGGCGTGCTGCGCCTCGCCATGGGCATGGTCGCCGCCGGCGACGCGCTCTGCGTCTCCGGCAACCACGAGGCGAAGCTCGTCCGTGCCCTGCGCGGACGCAAGGTGCGCCTCACGCACGGGCTCGCCGAGTCGATGGAGCAGCTCTCGGCCGAACCCGAGGACTTCCGCGCGGAGGCGCTGCGCTTCATGGACGGCCTCATCAGCCACTACGTCCTGGACGGAGGCCGTCTCGTCGTGGCCCACGCCGGGCTGAAGGAGGAGTACCACGGCCGCACATCCGGACGGGTCCGCTCGTTCGCCCTGTATGGCGACACCACAGGGGAGACCGACGAGTACGGGCTGCCCGTCCGGTACCCGTGGGCGCGTGACTACCGGGGCAAGGCCACCGTCGTGTACGGGCACACGCCCGTCCCCGAGGCGGAATGGGTCAACAACACCATCTGCGTGGACACCGGCGCGGTGTTCGGCGGGAAGCTGACCGCGCTGCGCTACCCCGAGCGGGAGCTGGTTTCCGTGCCCGCCCGGCAGGTCTGGTACGAGCCGTCGAGGCCGCTGAACGCACCGGTGGGCGGAGTCTCGGGCGGGCACCGGGAGAGCGCCGTCCTCAAAATCGAGGACGTGCTCGGCAACCATGGCGTCGAGACCCGGCTGATGGGCCGCGTGACCGTCCGCGAGGAGAACGCGCTGGCCGCGCTGGAGGTGATGAGCCGCTTCGCCGTGGACCCCCGCTGGCTCGTCTACCTGCCGCCCACCATGGCCCCCGCCGAGACGTCGTCGCTGCCCGGATACCTGGAGCACCCCGCCGAGGCGCTCGCCGCGTACCGGGACAAGGGGGTCGCCCAGGTGATGTGCGAGGAGAAGCACATGGGGTCGCGGGCCGTGGCGGTCGTGTGCCGCGACGCGTCCGTCGCCGCCGAGCGGTTCGGCGTGACGGACGGGACGACCGGCGCCCTCTACACCCGCACGGGCCGCGCGTTCTTCCGCGACCCGTCGCGGACCGCGCAGGCGCTGGACCGGCTCCGCGCCGCGATCGGCGCCGCCGGGCTCTGGGACGACCTGGACACCGGATGGCTCGCCGTCGACGGCGAGCTGATGCCCTGGTCGGCGAAGGCCATGGAGCTCATCCGCACCCAGTACGCCGCCACCGGAGCCGCGGCCCGCGCCGCCCTGCCCGCGGCGTCCGCCGTCCTCGCCCGCGCGGGCGAGCGCGGCCTCGACCTCGGGGACCTCCGCGAGCGCGTCGACCGGCGCGCCGCCAACGCGTCCCGCTTCCGGGACGCCTACGCGCGCTACTGCTGGACGGTGGAGGGACTGAGCGGGCTGCGGTTCGCGCCGTTCCAGATCCTCGCGGGCGAGGGGCGCACCTGGGCGACCGCGCGGGACCACGACTGGCACATGGCCGTGGCCGGGCGGCTCGCCGACCACGACCCGGCCGGGTTCGTCCGGCGGACCGCCTCGATGGTCGCCGACCTGGAGTCGGCGGAGTCGGAGGCCGCCGTCACGGAATGGTGGGAGGGGCTGACCGCCGCCGGCGGCGAGGGCATGGTGGTCAAGCCGCTGGGCCCGCCCCCTGAGGACAGGCGGGTCCAGCCCGGCGTCAAGTGCCGCGGGCGGGAGTATCTGCGCATCGTGTACGGCCCGGACTACACCGAGCCGGAGAACCTCGACCGGCTGCGCGGCAGGTCGCTCGGCCGCAAGCGCTCACTGGCGATGCGGGAGCACGCGCTGGGGGTGGAGGCGCTGGACCGGCTCACCGGCGGCGAACCGCTGTGGCGGGTCCACCAGGCGGTCTTCGCCGTCCTCGCGCTCGAGTCCGAGCCCGTCGACCCGCGGCTGTGA
- a CDS encoding zf-TFIIB domain-containing protein has product MHCPKCRGVMRTYTRSGVHIEQCDSCRGIFLDYGELEALSQMEAQYRAAPPPAAAPGWGAPAPAAVHHHHHGAPRHYHRPPGVFHMLFTT; this is encoded by the coding sequence ATGCACTGCCCTAAGTGTCGTGGCGTGATGCGGACCTACACCCGCAGCGGCGTCCACATCGAGCAATGTGACAGCTGCCGGGGCATCTTCCTCGACTACGGGGAGCTCGAGGCCCTGAGCCAGATGGAGGCGCAGTACAGGGCGGCGCCGCCGCCCGCCGCGGCACCGGGATGGGGCGCTCCCGCCCCGGCGGCGGTGCACCACCATCACCACGGGGCGCCCCGCCACTACCACCGTCCCCCGGGCGTGTTCCACATGCTCTTCACGACCTGA